The DNA sequence CTTGGCATCACCTTGTTGAACCAGTTTGAATGAAGGCTCTCAGACAGTGGAATAGATGATCGTTTAAGAACGGTCAGATTACCTACCCTACAGAGAAACGCTTAAAGTAGGTAGGAACCATCTAGGTACGTCACCCACCTTAAACCAGGGGCGCTTAGACTTGCCATGGGCCATGGCACAGCGTTTACATGTTCCCTTGAACATACTTCGGTGACCGGCTTTATAAGCAAACACAGGTGTTTAATGGTTCTGTCATGCAAAGGCAGGATTACATCATCAAGCATCGCATTTATCTTTGTCTGATTTTGTTCTTCTCAAGCCAAGTCGTCAAACCTATACATTATACCTACGCAATGTCTCCCCCTGCCCGAATGGACGCTTTGGTTGTCAAGACCTCCAACGACACTCCGAGACTGGTCAAAGAGTCACTTCCTACGCCCAAGCCTGGAGACTACCAGGTTCTAGTCAAGGTATCTCATGTAGCCCAAAACCCGACCGATGGTACAGCGTGCCCTTCCTATATGCCCTGTGGTCAATTGACTTAGTCTCGCGTAGTCCAGTCCTTTGACGGCAATGCTTTCGGCGACGGTGCTGTTCTCGGATGCGACTTTGTTGGCGTGGTTGAGGAAACAGGGACCAACGTGACCGGTATCGCCAAAGGGACCGTCGTTGCTGGTCTGATCTGGGGAGGTGTGTATTCTTGCAGTTCCCCGTGGGCCCAAGACTGACCCGAGTTAGGCGAAACTAAGGGGCTTGGAGGTTACAGCGAGTATACTCTTGCAGACTCGCGGATTTGCTTCCCGGTTCCTCCAGGTCTGGCCCCAGCAGAGGCTGCCACACTGCCTCTTGCATCGACCACAGCCTTGCTCAGTTTGTTCTCTGAGGACTGTCTAGCCATCGATGCCAGTGCCGCCGAAAATACCGCGGTTCTCATTTGGGGTGGTAGCTGTGAGTTCTCTTTTGTGCTCATTATTCCAGCCAGCATCCAGATGGTGCTTGACGCTTCCACCAGCAGCTAATACCACCTCCAGCAAGTGTCGGCCTCTACGCCATCCAAATCGCTAGGCTGTATGGGTTAGAAGTCATCACGACTTGCAGCCCGAAACATCACGGTCTCGTCAAGTCTTATGGAGCGAAACATGTCTTTGACTACCGGGATCCGCAAGTAGTCGACAAGATTCGAGGGGTAGCCCCTCAGCTCCGCTATGTGTTTGATACCATTGGGAATGAGACTTCTTCCGGAACGGCTTCTCGAGCCATCAGTCACCCCAATGGTGTCCTGTGCACAGTCCGCCCTGGCAAGGCAAACACACAAGATGTGTCCAAGGACATCAAGGTAACAGATGTTCTCGTCTGGACAGCCTTCCTGAAGGAACACCGTTACGGAACCTTTTACTGGCCCGTGAGTCGTCTTGTGCCCAGCTTGCAGAACTTGAAAGACTAATAACTTTGATAGCCCAATGAGGCAGATCATAACTTGGCTTCTGAGTGGTTTCAGAAGTTACCGGATCTCCTGTCATCGGGCGAGATCAAGCCCAACACACCCAAGATTTGTGGAAAGGGCCTAAACGGTGTGTCGGAGGGCTTTCAGGAGTATCGTGATGGCAGCATCTCCAACTACAAGATTGTCTACAAACTCTAGGCTGGCCACCATCAAATAGAGCATGGTCTTGAATGAGGCATGGGCCGGCTGGGGGGCGACACAAACACTAGATGCCTTTGGGTTGGTCCTTGGCTCGACTTATAGGACAGTTCAGAGAATACAATACCATGACGTGTCAGCAAAGCCCAGTCTACCTTGATTAATTCTCCAAACCCCAGAGGATCCTCAACTCTCTTGCCCGATCCGACGTCTTCCACCCCGTCTCCCTCTCAATCTTTGCAAGATGCTTCAGGAGTGCCATCTTTTCCGCGGGAAACTCGGAAAGCTCCGccatcccatctccatcatctgtTGACTCATCTGCGGATGGGGAGCTGGCTTCAACAGGAGCATGCATGCGGCCACTTTGATGCTGGGCAGAACAAGGGGCTTTGCTGCGGGGGCCAAACACCCTCCCAGCAATATACAatggttgaagatggttcACCCAGTTGGCGCTTAGTTCTGTCAGTGACTTGAAATAAATGAGGAACTGTGCGGGATCAAGACTTACTGTGATGGATTGCTTATGGAGATGCCTCCAAGTTCACGAGCATGCCATACAGGATCGCGCTAGAGATGGTTAACCCTTCATTCGCATTCACCTGGACCTATTTCGTATCTTACCACCCGTTTCTCATCGACTGAAGAAGTGGCCGGGACCAATCCGCTCTGCAGCAGGAGGATTGAGCCAGTATGGTAGAAGGTATTCCCACATACTACCTCCAATCAGCCTTGAAACTCACACAGTGAATGACCTACTCGATGCAGATGATGCAAAGACAATGGTTGGAAAAGGATTCTTGTTTCCCGCATCCACTCTCATCAGCGGCTTAGCACTCTGTTGACGCCAGCGCCTCCACCGCTGAAGCTCTTCCCACGACGCCTGTGCCTTTTCCCTCAACTCGGCTGACGAAGAGTCACCGCTTgcgttgaggaggttgatgattCTTGCAAATATGAGGATGGAAAAGTTACAGTAGTCATCCGTGTTGCCCCTGGCAGCAACTACCGCAAGTGAGTCCTCTTCAACCCACGAGTCGGTGGGGATGAGCGTTGTTTGGTTCAAGATGAATGCAGCCCACACGTCTGCTCAGTCAATTGTTAGCAGGTGTTTCCTGGATCCGCATCGTGAGTCCATGGGACAGCAGACCTATCCTTGCAAATGCCCAGAAACACGTCTTGACTATGCCCGCACTGTTACCGTTCCACTTCCGCATCCGCAATAAACCGGCACATCCCTTCAAGTAGATCGTGATGTCAGCCTTTGCACGATAAATAGACCGCCAAGCCAGTGTGTAGCCACTCACCTGAAGGTGACGCCGCCACTCGGCCACagttgatgccatcatctcgtAGACACAAAGCAAGGTGCACgttgccaagatggatgacccatcaacagcaggatcatggctgagaagaagacgaacaGTGTACTGATACAACTCGAGCGTGATTTGTCTAGGGCGTCCCCGCAAGCTGTCAAGCTGACGGGAAGCCAGAGACATGGCGGCAGCAACAAAGGGCGTAGACTCCATCATGCGATGAACGCTTCGCGCAGAAAAGTGCATGTCAGAGTCCGTCGTCTCACACCACGTGGCAGTCTCCCTTATGTAGTTGGAGATAAGGTCAGCCTTCATCCGCTGCGAGATGGGGAACCGAGGTTCAGGCTCGGGGGGAGCACCGCGGGAGAAAGCTTGTCCGAGGGAGAAGGGAGCAATGGGAGAGCCATGTAAGAAAAGATCGGATATGAAGGGCGTTCTGAAGATTTCTGAGGGAAGCTCCGGGGGCTGTGTGACATCGAAGGGGTGAATAGCTTCCGCCGGAGCGGCAGTGTCGTCGTTGAAGCTATCGTGCCCCGATTCCTCGACGTAAATATCACCTCCTCCATTGCCTGGATAGCCTAGGTAAGGCCGTGTGGCTTCTTGTATGAGGTCTGAGGCGCCTCGAAAGTGCTCGGAACCAGCATCTTGTTCCACATGGCAGTCAGAATCATTCTCGGGTGACTGAGCATCGTCTCTTCTATAAGACTGAACAATGTCATCCGTATCATCTATAATCTTGGAAAGGAAGGCATGTCAACAAGTAGTTCCTTTATAGCAGAGCGAGACTCACAACGAGCGTTGGGGAAGTGGGTTCAGCAGTTTCGGTCGCGTCGGTTCGAGCCTCTCGCCTTCGCCTGTCGACAGCCACGAGGGCAGCGACATGTTCCGAAGAGAGCTGGAGTGACCTGGACGGATGGAAAGACACCTTAAGGCCCCAAAAGCACTGATCCTGCCGTATGTGGCATTCCCGACAGGTGGGACGGCCCCCGTCACCTGCATGTCCTGATTGTCAGAACTTGTGGACGGGGAATACTGGCATGATTCTAACTCACATCTGCGCCTTCGTCTACGACAGGGAAGACTTGTTCTGCAAGTCAGCTATCCGTCATCCAGGCCCGAGCACAGCAATTGTACGCACCAGCCTGCTCGAGAACGGCAatgcttcttcctctttcgCTCTCTAGAGACTACCTCTGGTGAGCTGATGGATCCATGGGTCTCGGCTTGGCCAGGCATTGGCAAGACAGTCAAGGTTCGCCAGGTTTGGTGACGAGTCGAAAGCTCGAGGAGCGGTTGGAATTTACAGTTTTTCCCTTCTGCTTATTCTCTGTTTAGGTCGCTCCACCTGAATTGACTTGCTTCGGGCAACTGCACGAGCGATCCCGTGCCAGAGATGGAATTTCGCTTGCGGGGAGAGGTCTGTGAGATGACGAGGTGATAATAGAGAACCTAGACAAGTCTAGACTGAGCGTCTCCTCTTGCCGTCCCCACTTGTCCAGCGCTTCCACATGCCCAACTGACTCGTGATATGTACCACCATTAAGTGACTCCCCAACGAAGATGTCCCTCACCCTCCACGGCATGACGGCATCCTTGGGCAAGTCAAGCCGAGCGATCCTCAAGTTGGTCATacttcttgctgctgccttTGGCTTTGTCAACAGGGTACTTCTTTTTCGTCACTTCGAGCTTCTCCAACACGATCTGCGCCGGGTCCACCCCAATCCGGTCGGCTAGGAGCAGGCAGTAGGTCAGGACATCGGCAAGCTCTTCGCGGACGCGCTTGGGGTCTGCCTTGGCGTTCCACTGGTAGCACTCGAGGAGTTCGGCCGCTTCGATGGAGACGCTTTTGGCGAGGTTCTCGGGCGTATGGAACTGTGCCCAGTCTCGCTCGGCGACAAAAGCCGCGAGTGCGTCGTGGACTTCCTTGTTAACCATGGTGAAAACAAGCGGTACGAGCCTGTGTCATTATACTTGTAAGCGCGCTGTTTTAGACGTCGTCTTTGCAGGCCATGGCTTTACAATTTAACCTAGGTTAGCCCCTGGCCGAGTTTGAAATAATGATCAAGGTCAAAAAGGAATTAGTATGCGGCAATGTGGTTCGGCTGCCATTCAAGAGTATATGGTTGCATCTCGATTTGCGAGAATGTTCTGTGGGACAGTCCTTTACGTGGCGTTCGGTTATTCGTAGCCTGCACGAGTCCTGGCTTGTACAGCCCCCATGTCCACTTTAACTTGTTCACGGAGCAGTCCCTTCCACCCCAGGCCCCTCGAGACAGAGGTTCACACAAGCGAGATATAGAGACCCTTTAAGGAGTGTCCGAGTATGGATAAGAGTGGCTGAGGCCTACGCAGGCACCTCTGGCCAAGCTCACCGCCTCAACCTAAGCTCTCTCTGGGTCCCCCAGTATCAACTCAGCCTAGAGCGGTTCTAGAAACGGAAATAGATTTTGCCGTGGCTGAGTTTTGTCTGCGAgtttggtggtgttgtggcAGATGACAGACATAGTTGAGACATGACagaggttttttttttttttttcaagtTGCTCGAGAACTCCAGAATGCCAAAGGGTTTAGAGTTGTCAAGACAGCAAGAGTCTTAAATGACGTTTCACATGTCTTTTATCTCATGGCCAGCTGTGTAAAAGTGAGAGCGCTTCTACTTGCAAGCGGCTGAACGCTCGGATCCATATTACGCCCCATGAGCGTTTCCGCTTGCCTCGTCTGCTTCAGCC is a window from the Fusarium keratoplasticum isolate Fu6.1 chromosome 5, whole genome shotgun sequence genome containing:
- a CDS encoding PKS-ER domain-containing protein produces the protein MSPPARMDALVVKTSNDTPRLVKESLPTPKPGDYQVLVKVSHVAQNPTDVQSFDGNAFGDGAVLGCDFVGVVEETGTNVTGIAKGTVVAGLIWGGETKGLGGYSEYTLADSRICFPVPPGLAPAEAATLPLASTTALLSLFSEDCLAIDASAAENTAVLIWGGSSSVGLYAIQIARLYGLEVITTCSPKHHGLVKSYGAKHVFDYRDPQVVDKIRGVAPQLRYVFDTIGNETSSGTASRAISHPNGVLCTVRPGKANTQDVSKDIKVTDVLVWTAFLKEHRYGTFYWPPNEADHNLASEWFQKLPDLLSSGEIKPNTPKICGKGLNGVSEGFQEYRDGSISNYKIVYKL
- a CDS encoding DCTP pyrophosphatase 1 encodes the protein MVNKEVHDALAAFVAERDWAQFHTPENLAKSVSIEAAELLECYQWNAKADPKRVREELADVLTYCLLLADRIGVDPAQIVLEKLEVTKKKYPVDKAKGSSKKYDQLEDRSA